The Kluyveromyces marxianus DMKU3-1042 DNA, complete genome, chromosome 6 genome window below encodes:
- the TVP18 gene encoding Tvp18p, with translation MVSLDLAKSLFNVSGMIADLKSSNFSIYGQWFSYLNIFLCLVFGFVNIFHISGVVVFSIIAVVQGFIILFIEVPFLLKICPLSENFIGFVSKFDTNWRRFLFYLVMCVIQWCSLIVKTTSLIVVAIGLTITCLVYGIGAAAHQEFKNSSILSDRGKVAASLGNEAVVRDML, from the coding sequence ATGGTATCTCTAGACCTGGCCAAATCTCTGTTCAATGTTTCGGGGATGATTGCGGACTTGAAGTCTTCGAACTTCAGTATCTACGGGCAATGGTTCTCGTACTTGAACATATTTCTCTGTCTTGTGTTTGGGTTTGTCAATATATTCCACATCAGCGGCGTGGTGGTGTTTTCGATCATTGCCGTTGTTCAGGGTTTTATAATACTTTTCATTGAAGTCCCCTTTTTGCTCAAGATTTGTCCGCTCAGCGAGAACTTCATTGGCTTCGTGAGCAAGTTCGACACCAATTGGAGACGTTTTCTCTTCTACTTGGTGATGTGTGTCATCCAATGGTGCTCGCTAATTGTCAAGACTACGAGTTTAATTGTGGTCGCTATTGGACTTACAATCACATGTCTGGTTTACGGTATTGGAGCTGCTGCTCACCAAGAGTTCAAGAATAGCTCCATCCTTAGCGACAGAGGCAAGGTCGCAGCTTCTCTCGGTAACGAGGCAGTTGTCAGAGACATGTTGTGA
- a CDS encoding RING finger and CHY zinc finger domain-containing protein encodes MSESSDEDSDWEALGRGFPDLSRLSLKFQWDTFMSELQQGTSLSGALDRLQTLKAKWDTMVLNLPLYAERKSEDEEGGEALGEAQDGEGKEENKLRSGSTNSGVSGAISRIWAGSRWNGGHVVETDPTVVTKIHANGHLLYTNDLVMPMDKEYTELTHWDQRFNEDEDALRSRIIKIRSLTDLTDEQKASMIQTLMMKHSTVPGLAMGDHHEETAGAMAESGAQQQLPSYNFEPPEPTEEDKRDVYQSPGVKGCPHYQRNCKLLCSQCNKWVPCRICHDEAIEDHQFQRNATQWVLCTNCFHHQSPSSHCEECGIEFAMYYCPICVLYDNDESKDIYHCDKCGICRLGLGLGQDFFHCDQCNACLSIELLGNHKCIENSTKSDCPICHEYMFTSTMAVVYMDPCGHAIHQHCFDEYVKHSYKCPNCSVSVINMEREFRILSQEIQEYRLPEPYCYWKCKVHCNDCRKKSMVDYHILGLCCQHCGSYNTRQVDLIKPEDAPATSGTSGTATTTTTSTSTSTTTGTSTSTSTSSGADSHGSTPRDLRPRNSTVSSFHPDRNEELQQLRDELLHSNFQRETVSSHWALDQNRLRHMDEYLRAMVESSSADADADAANGNGGDPDDNIGFAARIKNFIATQTPDSSTLPQLSQAFAAFLGSTHQGLSSSDEDD; translated from the coding sequence ATGAGCGAGTCCAGCGATGAGGATAGCGATTGGGAGGCGTTGGGACGTGGGTTTCCCGATCTTTCGAGactttctttgaagtttcAATGGGACACATTTATGTCTGAATTGCAACAAGGGACGTCTTTAAGCGGGGCGTTGGACAGGTTGCAGACGTTAAAGGCGAAATGGGACACGATGGTGTTGAATCTTCCGTTATATGCTGAGCGAAAGAGTGAGGATGAGGAAGGAGGCGAGGCACTTGGAGAGGCTCAGGATGGCGAGGGGAAAGAGGAGAATAAGTTGAGAAGCGGGAGTACGAATTCTGGTGTTTCGGGTGCGATCAGCAGAATATGGGCAGGTTCGAGATGGAACGGCGGTCATGTTGTGGAGACGGACCCTACAGTTGTGACGAAGATCCATGCGAATGGACACCTGCTCTACACGAACGATCTTGTGATGCCGATGGACAAGGAGTATACGGAGCTCACACATTGGGACCAGAGGTTCAACGAGGACGAGGACGCGTTGCGGTCGAGGATTATAAAGATACGGTCTTTAACGGATTTAACCGATGAGCAGAAGGCCTCCATGATACAAacgttgatgatgaagcaCTCGACGGTGCCGGGACTTGCGATGGGCGATCATCATGAAGAGACTGCCGGTGCAATGGCGGAATCTGGCGCCCAACAACAGCTTCCCAGTTACAACTTCGAGCCTCCAGAGCCCACAGAAGAGGACAAGCGGGATGTGTACCAATCGCCTGGAGTGAAGGGGTGTCCTCATTACCAGCGTAACTGCAAGTTGCTATGCAGCCAGTGCAACAAGTGGGTACCGTGCCGGATATGCCACGACGAGGCCATCGAGGACCACCAGTTCCAGCGGAACGCGACGCAATGGGTGCTGTGCACCAACTGTTTTCACCACCAGTCCCCGTCGTCGCACTGCGAGGAATGTGGGATAGAATTTGCGATGTACTACTGTCCTATATGCGTGCTATACGACAACGACGAGTCGAAGGACATATACCACTGCGACAAGTGTGGGATATGCCGGTTGGGGCTTGGCTTGGGCCAGGATTTTTTCCACTGCGATCAGTGCAATGCGTGTTTGTCGATCGAGTTGTTGGGTAACCACAAGTGTATCGAGAACTCTACCAAATCAGACTGTCCGATATGCCACGAATACATGTTCACAAGCACGATGGCGGTTGTGTATATGGATCCGTGTGGCCATGCGATCCACCAGCATTGTTTTGACGAGTACGTGAAGCATTCGTACAAGTGTCCGAACTGCAGTGTTTCGGTGATCAACATGGAGCGGGAGTTCCGGATATTGAGCCAGGAGATCCAGGAGTACCGGTTGCCCGAGCCCTACTGTTACTGGAAGTGCAAGGTGCACTGCAACGATTGTCGCAAGAAGTCGATGGTGGACTACCATATCCTTGGGCTTTGCTGCCAGCATTGCGGGAGCTACAACACGCGCCAGGTCGATTTGATAAAGCCGGAGGATGCTCCTGCTACCAGTGGTACCAGTGgtactgctactactactactactagcACGAGTACTAGTACGACTACTGgaaccagcaccagcaccagcaccagtaGTGGCGCTGATTCTCATGGTAGCACACCACGTGACCTCCGCCCGCGCAACTCCACCGTTTCCTCTTTCCACCCGGACCGGAACGAGGAGCTCCAGCAGCTCCGCGACGAGCTCTTGCACTCGAACTTTCAGCGGGAAACGGTGAGCTCCCATTGGGCGCTTGACCAGAACCGGCTCAGACACATGGACGAGTACCTGCGCGCCATGGTGGAGAGCAGCAGTGCTGACGCTGACGCTGACGCGGCGAACGGCAATGGTGGTGACCCGGACGACAACATCGGTTTCGCCGCGCGCATCAAGAACTTCATTGCCACCCAGACACCAGACTCCTCGACGCTCCCGCAGCTCTCGCAAGCGTTTGCCGCGTTCCTCGGATCCACGCACCAGGGTCTTTCCTCGAGCGACGAGGATGACTAG
- the MOT3 gene encoding Mot3p produces the protein MNMNVGTNSGIGFGNLMVKHEQELLQKQQLYQSNQYNTLNQPLLPQQSQQSQPLQSYSGRYQQQLNQGSNSTPLVIHPVYYSNLGQQSQTNLQSQQQQQQQQPQAQTQQRSQHPFASNNSGYFSSNYSTTSANPNVRDASNVRLSQSFAKSEHGNVHQNGLSRTLESIPASNNDVLNQSSIFGSTPSSTNLSSSQQNSYALPQINPSSGVFPSFNNPTGASMYQYNNSSLPPSYQNSSSVSSTESNRATHANVNGNSNSDAQQYQQLQNFQQLQQTKLQRQSIAVPPTHGQQSGHNNFQKNVAAPLQPLNIQPTSKSDIDNKHFRQNSTQDTHHVYQCHLCEKQFRRKSWLKRHLLSHSNVKKFHCPWCSSTHKRKDNLLQHLKLKHTQYLLHEFTLYGILMNVNNGSGNTANLVTTNTGDKVWLINNEPSITIRDMLESNILPKDQAKRCLNYIVDHKCK, from the coding sequence ATGAATATGAACGTGGGCACCAATTCTGGGATTGGGTTCGGTAACCTTATGGTTAAGCATGAGCAAGAATTGTTACAGAAGCAGCAATTGTATCAGTCGAACCAATATAATACGCTCAATCAACCGCTACTTCCACAACAATCACAACAATCTCAACCACTACAGTCATACTCTGGCAGATATCAGCAACAATTAAACCAAGGATCGAATTCGACACCCTTGGTCATACACCCTGTTTACTACTCGAATTTGGGTCAGCAAAGTCAAACAAACTTGCaatctcaacaacaacaacaacaacaacagccaCAGGCACAAACACAGCAACGATCTCAGCATCCATTTGCTAGTAATAATTCAGGATACTTCAGCTCTAATTATTCAACAACCTCGGCTAATCCCAACGTCAGGGATGCTTCTAATGTTAGACTCAGCCAGAGCTTTGCCAAATCGGAACACGGCAACGTTCACCAAAACGGGCTATCCAGAACCTTGGAATCCATTCCTGCTTCGAACAACGATGTGCTAAACCAATCATCAATCTTTGGGTCAACCCCATCGTCGACCAACCTCAGCTCCAGTCAACAAAACTCTTATGCTTTGCCCCAAATAAACCCATCAAGCGGTGTATTTCCATCCTTCAACAACCCAACAGGTGCGTCAATGTATCAGTACAATAACAGTAGCTTGCCACCTTCATATCAAAACTCGTCCTCTGTGAGCAGTACTGAGAGTAATAGGGCAACACATGCAAACGTGAATGGAAATAGTAATTCTGATGCTCAACAATACCAGCAGTTGCAGAATTTCcagcaattgcaacaaaCAAAGTTGCAACGGCAATCTATAGCAGTGCCTCCAACTCATGGCCAGCAAAGTGGCCACAACAACTTCCAGAAAAACGTTGCTGCTCCATTGCAACCATTGAACATACAACCCACTTCCAAGTCGGATATTGATAACAAACATTTCCGTCAGAATTCAACCCAAGACACACATCATGTTTACCAATGTCACCTGTGTGAGAAACAATTCAGGAGGAAATCATGGCTCAAGAGACATCTGTTGTCGCACTCCAACGTCAAGAAATTCCACTGCCCATGGTGCTCGTCCACTCATAAGCGTAAGGACAACTTATTGCAACATTTAAAGCTaaaacacacacaataTCTTTTGCATGAGTTTACACTTTACGGCATTCTGATGAACGTCAACAACGGATCCGGCAATACTGCCAATTTAGTAACAACCAACACTGGGGATAAAGTGTGGTTAATCAATAACGAACCTTCAATAACGATACGTGACATGCTGGAATCCAATATCCTACCCAAAGATCAGGCTAAAAGATGTTTGAATTACATAGTGGATCACAAGTGTAAGTGA